Proteins encoded in a region of the Solanum dulcamara chromosome 9, daSolDulc1.2, whole genome shotgun sequence genome:
- the LOC129902975 gene encoding uncharacterized protein LOC129902975: MAQPKKTLKNFIPLFILLSLSAFFLFSYHPSNLNSTKSFSFNPNNPQTHQNFTFIIKVLTFNRFESLSRCLNSLSKAHYDNHVVHLHIYIDHFQDSTNGYVEIDQKLNLSKRILDFVDGFSWKYGEKLVHYRASNAGLQAQWLEAWWPSSDDEFAFVVEDDLELSPLYFRFLKSLIDNYYYNDSNFSPMIYGASLQRPRFVPGKHGNKMQIDDRTQLFLYQLVGTWGQLLFPRPWKEFRIWYDTHKAKGLKPFLDGMVTTGWYKKMGERIWTPWFIKFIHAHGYFNIYTNLLHERAFSVSHRDAGVNYGKSAGPDSYLVDEKSFDINLLKMQSLQRLKWYDFCFKEVCPGRIVRSSDDLAPVLHSVQKSRTILFVNLQQVSESIIRNLLCHFERLNIQNYVLLGLQSYFLLDLARRGYPVIDTDQFFDSIRLQNSINFDESHEKLGKEIIVKVHVVRKSLELKYNTWVVDSDVIPLSSDSFLDSYDPANDFFLGKNFKLVFIRNSASALKIWVDNVLGKVVASVVTLKTRGSIAPEGNFVNLVEKLLEQKKTTFNNVDETDFSLNISFMDANQTSSRNGKKFAFWSPEMGSERIQKRLEEFAMWVVDSDLSCNAVVCHPS; encoded by the exons ATGGCACAACCTAAGAAAACCCTGAAAAATTTCATCCCTCTTTTCATTCTCCTTTCTCTTTCTGCCTTTTTCCTCTTCTCTTACCATCCTTCAAACTTGAATTCCACCAAATCTTTCTCCTTTAACCCAAACAACCCTCAAACCCACCAAAACTTCACTTTTATCATCAAAGTTCTCACCTTTAATCGCTTTGAGTCCCTCTCTAGGTGCCTCAATTCACTTTCTAAAGCACACTATGATAACCATGTTGTTCACCTCCATATCTACATTGATCACTTTCAAGATTCCACAAATGGGTATGTGGAAATCGACCAAAAATTGAATCTTTCGAAAAGAATTCTTGATTTTGTTGATGGGTTTTCTTGGAAATATGGGGAAAAGTTGGTTCATTATAGGGCTTCTAATGCTGGACTTCAGGCTCAGTGGTTGGAGGCTTGGTGGCCTAGCTCGGATGATGAGTTTGCCTTTGTTGTGGAGGATGATCTTGAGTTGTCACCTCTCTATTTTCGGTTCTTGAAGAGTTTGATTgacaattattattataatgacTCCAACTTTAGTCCTATGATTTATGGGGCCTCCTTGCAGAGGCCAAGGTTCGTACCAG GTAAACATGGAAACAAGATGCAGATTGATGATCgaactcaacttttcttgtaCCAGTTGGTTGGCACCTGGGGCCAGCTTCTGTTTCCAAGACCTTGGAAAGAATTCCGCATATGGTATGACACACACAAGGCCAAGGGATTGAAGCCATTTCTTGATGGGATG GTGACAACAGGATGGTACAAAAAGATGGGGGAAAGAATCTGGACACCTTGGTTCATTAAATTCATCCATGCCCATGGTTACTTTAATATTTATACCAACCTTTTGCATGAGCGAGCTTTTAGTGTGTCTCATCGTGATGCTGGTGTTAACTATGGGAAATCAGCTGGGCCAGATTCTTATTTAGTGGATGAGAAGTCTTTTGATATTAACCTTTTGAAGATGCAATCTTTGCAGAGGCTGAAGTGGTACGATTTCTGTTTCAAGGAAGTTTGTCCTGGTAGAATTGTACGCAGTTCTGACGATCTAGCGCCTGTTCTTCACTCGGTTCAGAAATCGAGGACTATACTATTTGTGAACCTACAACAGGTGTCAGAGTCAATTATTAGGAATCTTCTCTGCCACTTTGAAAGATTGAATATCCAAAACTATGTCTTATTGGGTCTACAGTCCTATTTCCTACTTGATCTTGCAAGAAGGGGTTATCCCGTGATTGATACAGACCAATTTTTTGACAGTATTAGGTTACAAAACTCTATTAACTTTGACGAATCGCATGAAAAGTTGGGCAAAGAGATTATTGTGAAGGTCCATGTAGTTAGAAAGTCCTTGGAACTTAAATACAACACATGGGTTGTGGATAGTGACGTGATTCCTCTTAGCAGTGATTCATTTCTTGATTCGTATGATCCGGCTAATGACTTTTTCTTGGGGAAGAACTTTAAACTTGTCTTCATACGGAATTCAGCATCTGCTTTAAAAATTTGGGTTGACAATGTTTTGGGCAAAGTTGTTGCCTCGGTTGTCACTTTGAAGACTAGAGGTTCAATTGCCCCAGAGGGAAATTTTGTAAATCTAGTTGAGAAGTTATTGGAACAAAAGAAAACTACATTTAACAATGTTGATGAAACTGATTTTAGTTTGAACATCAGTTTTATGGATGCTAACCAAACCTCTTCAAGGAATGGAAAGAAGTTTGCCTTTTGGTCACCTGAGATGGGTTCAGAACGGATACAAAAACGACTTGAAGAGTTTGCTATGTGGGTTGTCGATAGTGATTTATCCTGTAATGCGGTTGTTTGTCATCCATCATAG